Proteins encoded together in one Oncorhynchus mykiss isolate Arlee chromosome 7, USDA_OmykA_1.1, whole genome shotgun sequence window:
- the si:dkey-183j2.10 gene encoding glutamate receptor U1, producing the protein MRVLLGVILCTMVLLLPLRSCAAAMRPDLTITTIKQDPYTMSKGSQMEGYCMDLLSELAKKLDFKYNVHLVKDGSYGRQDETGAWNGMIGEVVRKEADLAIAPLTLTAAREKVVGMTKPFMQTGISILLRKDISEEAGIFDFLTPFSVETWVGILAAYLGTAVSICVVARLSPCEWSQPQTEENSFTFSHSLWYTAGALTLQGAGPHPKALSGRIICCTWWLFGLVLLACYFSNLSTSQGSDSNQLMVKGFEDLANQQGIEYGTLSGSSTLAFFKNSNNPTYRRIYEHMERAKSFVSSMDEGVRRAKEGNFAFIGESVSLDLVAARHCELVRVHEVIGMRGYSIAGTLGSPMLKNLSVAILELSEAGELAYLRSKWWASSCMADAAKASPFQPHSLKGMFLVLALGLGLGVLLAVLELTTKSRSNAREQRKSYCTVLSDELSQRLRTTATNQKRSQETTDKDKA; encoded by the exons ATGAGGGTGCTGTTGGGTGTCATCCTGTGCACCATGGTGCTTCTACTGCCCCTAAGGAGCTGTGCTGCGG CAATGCGACCAGACTTGACAATCACTACAATAAAG CAAGATCCATACACCATGTCCAAAGGCTCTCAGATGGAAGGTTACTGCATGGACCTGCTGTCTGAACTGGCCAAGAAACTGGACTTCAAGTACAACGTGCACCTGGTGAAAGATGGGTCCTATGGCAGGCAGGATGAGACTGGGGCCTGGAACGGGATGATCGGAGAGGTGGTGAGAAAG GAGGCAGACCTGGCGATTGCTCCTCTGACCCTCACTGCTGCCCGGGAGAAGGTTGTGGGGATGACCAAACCCTTCATGCAGACAGGAATCAGCATTCTCCTGAGGAAAGACATCTCAGAAGAGGCTGGCATCTTTGACTTCCTGACCCCCTTCTCAGTAGAGACCTGGGTGGGGATCCTCGCTGCGTACCTGGGGACTGCTGTCTCCATCTGTGTAGTAGCCAG ACTCAGCCCATGTGAGTGGAGTCAACCCCAGACTGAGGAAAACAGCTTTACTTTCAGCCACAGTTTGTGGTACACTGCTGGAGCCCTCACTCTACAGG GTGCCGGTCCACACCCCAAAGCTTTATCAGGACGCATAATATGCTGCACCTGGTGGTTGTTTGGTCTGGTCCTCTTGGCTTGCTATTTCTCCAACCTCAGCACATCTCAGGGCTCAGACTCCAATCAGCTGATGGTGAAAGGGTTTGAGGACTTGGCCAACCAGCAAGGGATTGAGTATGGGACCCTGTCTGGCTCCTCCACACTTGCCTTCTTCAAG AACTCTAATAACCCAACCTACCGCAGGATCTACGAGCACATGGAGAGAGCCAAGAGTTTTGTGTCATCAATGGATGAGGGTGTTCGCCGGGCAAAGGAGGGCAACTTTGCCTTCATTGGAGAGTCTGTGTCACTGGACTTGGTGGCGGCTCGTCACTGTGAGCTGGTCCGTGTCCATGAGGTCATCGGCATGAGAGGGTACAGCATCGCAGGCACCCTGG GCTCTCCCATGCTGAAGAACCTCAGTGTGGCCATCCTGGAGCTGAGTGAGGCAGGAGAGCTGGCTTACCTGCGCAGTAAGTGGTGGGCCAGCAGCTGCATGGCAGACGCAGCCAAGGCCTCCCCCTTCCAGCCCCACAGCCTGAAGGGCATGTTCCTGGTGCTTGCTCTGGGCCTGGGGCTAGGGGTGCTGCTGGCTGTCCTGGAGCTCACCACCAAGTCCCGGAGCAATGCCAGGGAGCAGAGG AAATCCTATTGCACAGTGTTGTCTGATGAACTGAGTCAGCGCTTGAGGACCACCGCCACCAACCAGAAGAGGAGCCAGGAAACCACAGACAAAGACAAAGCATGA